The window CGCAACAGCCTCGCGCACGGCGTCAAAATTCTCGGTGTGCCGGGCGATGAAATCCGCGTCGCCCAGATCCTCTTCGACGATGACCTGCGCCAGCGCGTTGAGCAACCAGACGTCGCTCCCCGGCGTCAGTTGCAGGTGGCGTTCCGCGATCTCCGTCATCCAGATCGCCCGGGGATCCGCGACAACGAGGGTTGCACCTCTTCCTACAGCACGCTTCATTTCCATTGCGATGATCGGGTGCGCCTCACTGGTGTTGGTCCCGATCAGGAACAGGAAGTCAGCGTCGCGGATATCGCTGATCGGGTTCGTCATGGCGCCGGCGCCGAAGGTGGTGACCAGACCGGCCACCGTTGGCGCGTGTCAGGTGGCTGCGCACTGGTGCACGTTGTGGCTGCCGAATACGGCGCGCGCCAACTTCTGAACCAGGTAGTTTTCCTCACCGGTGCAGCGCGAGGAACTGACGAAACCCAGGCCACCGGCCCCGTGACGGCTCTCCACTCCGCGCAACCCGTCAGCCACACGCTCCAACGCTTCTTCCCAGCTTGCCCGCCGGAGTTCGCCGTCCTCGCCTCGTATCAAGGGAAACCTGAGTCGATCCCCGTGGTCGATCGAGTCATAGCCGAAGCGCCCCTTCACGCACAGGTTTCCGTCGTTTGTGGTCGTGCCCGGAGGCGGGTTCCCGATCCGGACGACCTGTCCCCGGCCGTCACGGGCGGATCGATCGACGAGTAGGTCGAGTTGGCAGCCGACGCCGCAATAGCCGCAGGTCGTGCGCACGCTCTCGAGATCCGGTGCGCGCGCTTCTTGATCGGGGAGCTTCTCTCGCAGGGCACCCGTCGGACAGACGTCGACGCATCCCCCGCATAGCTCGCAGGTCGTGTCGAGCAACGAGAGTTCGTCGGCCGTGGAGATGCTGGTTTCCGGTCCGCGAGAGACGAGTCCGATTGCGGAGACTCCCTCGACCTCGTCGCAATACCGTGTGCAACGGGAACACAGGATGCAACGGGCGGCGTCGAAGTGGATGTACGGATTGCGATCTTGTTCGCGCGAGGCGCGACGATTCGACAAACGTCCCCAATCCTGCGGTGCGCCGTAGCGTTGTGCTAGTTGCAGAAGCTCGTTTTCGCTTTCGCCTTTCGTCTCGGGGTGGTCGGTCAGGTAGAGTGCGAAGAGCGTGCGTCGGTGGCGCTCCACTCGCGCGCTATTGCTCGAGATGACCGCACCCGCGGTGGCGCGCGCCATGCATGAAGCTACGAGGCGCTTCTCGCCTTCGATCTCGACCAGACAAGATCGGCACGCTCCAGCTGGCTGGAGGCGTGGATCGTGGCATAACGTCGGGATTTCCGTGCCTTCACGGCGTGCGACCTGGAGGAGCGTCTCGCCGGGCTCGAAGGCCACTTCGCGTCCGTCGAGGGACAGCACGTTCTTACTCATCGCCGCTCAGATCTCCTTCGAAGTGGCGCAGTACGCTGGTCAGGGGCAACGCTGCAGTCTGGCCCAGGCCGCAGATCGAGCCCTCGTTCATCTGCCAGCTCGCGTCTTCGACGTGGGTCAGCGCCGCGGCGTCGCCGTCCATGAATCGGTCCCAGGCTTCGCGCAGGTAGTGCGTTCCGATGCGGCAGGGTGCGCACTGGCCACAGCTCTCGGCTTCGAAAAAGCGCAACTGGTCTCGCACGACTTCAGCGAGATCTACGTCCCGATTCAAAACGACCACCCCGGCCGAACCCAGAGCGCTACCCGCCTGCTTCAGGCTCTCGAAGTCGAGAGGCCGGACGCGTTGCTCTGCGGGAAGCAGCCCAGACGCCGCACCACCGGGGATGAAAGCGCGCAGTTCGCCCCGGTAGCCTCCAGCGGCAGCGACGAGTTCGTCCAGACAGATGCCGAGTGGGAGTTCGTAGACGCCCGGCCGTTCGACGTGGCCACTGACGGAATACAGCTTCGTCCCCGGGCCGGTTCTGCCCTGGGCTCGGAAGGCGGCTCCGCCCTCGCGAACGATGAAGGGAACGCACGCGAGCGTCTCGACGTTGTGGACCAGTGTGGGCTTGCCGAACAAGCCCCGCTCGATGGGCAGAGGCGGTCGTTGACGCGGCATACCTCGCTTGCCTTCGAGAGCTTCGAGAAGGGCCGTTTCCTCACCGCAGATGTAACCGCCGTGCCCGCCATGGAGGTGGAAACGCAGCCCGATAGAGTCGGAAGCTCCGCGAAACCGAGTCAATGCGTCTTCGAGGATGCGTTGCGGCAACTCGAATTCTCCCCGCAGGTATAGATAGACATCGCTGGCCTCGACACAGAGCGCGGCGATGGCGAGTCCCTCGAGCACGAGATCGGGCCGACGCAGAAGGAGTTCGCGATCTTTGAAGGTTCCGGGCTCGCTCTCATCTGCGTTGAGCACCAGGTAACGCGTCGTTTCGGGTTGGACGCGCATTCCGCGCCATTTTCGGTGTGCTGGAAAACCGGCCCCGCCGCGTCCCTGAAGCCCGGCTTCTTCGAGGGCGGAAAGCACATTTTCCGCACCCAGTTCGCGCGCTCGCTGCAGCGACGACGCGCTCCAGTCGGGTACTCCCGCGAGGTTGAAGACCGGACCCATCCGTTCTTGTTCCGTCTGGCCGATTTCGCCCAGCCACTGTCCGTCGCGCTGGGTGCCTTGCACCTCCAGATTGCGCCAATCGCCCTGGGTCGCGCGTAGATCGGCGAGTTCCACCTGTGGCAGAACACGGCGATCCTTCAGGACGGCGGGAGCCGCATCGCAGGCCGCAAGGCAGGAGCACGCCTCTGCGGGCAGGCCTTCCGCCCGCGCGGTTTCCAGCAACGCATCGGCTCCGGCG of the bacterium genome contains:
- a CDS encoding 2Fe-2S iron-sulfur cluster binding domain-containing protein — encoded protein: MSKNVLSLDGREVAFEPGETLLQVARREGTEIPTLCHDPRLQPAGACRSCLVEIEGEKRLVASCMARATAGAVISSNSARVERHRRTLFALYLTDHPETKGESENELLQLAQRYGAPQDWGRLSNRRASREQDRNPYIHFDAARCILCSRCTRYCDEVEGVSAIGLVSRGPETSISTADELSLLDTTCELCGGCVDVCPTGALREKLPDQEARAPDLESVRTTCGYCGVGCQLDLLVDRSARDGRGQVVRIGNPPPGTTTNDGNLCVKGRFGYDSIDHGDRLRFPLIRGEDGELRRASWEEALERVADGLRGVESRHGAGGLGFVSSSRCTGEENYLVQKLARAVFGSHNVHQCAAT
- a CDS encoding NADH-quinone oxidoreductase subunit F, coding for MSAMDERTRATVPERIRNAGGLAPGVARSVSKATGMPEAAVHGVASFYSLLARPQMSIRVCTGVSCRLAGADALLETARAEGLPAEACSCLAACDAAPAVLKDRRVLPQVELADLRATQGDWRNLEVQGTQRDGQWLGEIGQTEQERMGPVFNLAGVPDWSASSLQRARELGAENVLSALEEAGLQGRGGAGFPAHRKWRGMRVQPETTRYLVLNADESEPGTFKDRELLLRRPDLVLEGLAIAALCVEASDVYLYLRGEFELPQRILEDALTRFRGASDSIGLRFHLHGGHGGYICGEETALLEALEGKRGMPRQRPPLPIERGLFGKPTLVHNVETLACVPFIVREGGAAFRAQGRTGPGTKLYSVSGHVERPGVYELPLGICLDELVAAAGGYRGELRAFIPGGAASGLLPAEQRVRPLDFESLKQAGSALGSAGVVVLNRDVDLAEVVRDQLRFFEAESCGQCAPCRIGTHYLREAWDRFMDGDAAALTHVEDASWQMNEGSICGLGQTAALPLTSVLRHFEGDLSGDE